In Macaca fascicularis isolate 582-1 chromosome X, T2T-MFA8v1.1, one DNA window encodes the following:
- the LOC102135944 gene encoding histone H3.3A-like has protein sequence MAPTKQTARKSTGGKAPRKQLATKAARKSAPSTGGVKKPHRYRPGTVALPEIRRYQKSTELLIRKLPFQRLVREIAQDFKTDLRFQSAAIGALQEASEAYLVGLFEDTHLCAIHAKRVTIMPKDIQLARRIRGERA, from the coding sequence ATGGCTCCTACGAAGCAGACTGCCCGCAAATCGACTGGTGGTAAAGCACCCAGGAAGCAACTGGCTACAAAAGCCGCTCGCAAGAGTGCGCCCTCTACTGGAGGGGTGAAGAAACCTCATCGTTACAGGCCTGGTACTGTGGCACTCCCTGAAATTAGACGTTATCAGAAGTCCACTGAACTTCTGATTCGCAAACTTCCCTTCCAGCGTCTGGTGCGAGAAATTGCTCAGGACTTTAAAACAGATCTGCGCTTCCAGAGCGCAGCTATCGGTGCTTTGCAGGAGGCAAGTGAGGCCTATCTGGTTGGCCTTTTTGAAGACACCCACCTGTGTGCTATCCATGCCAAACGTGTAACAATTATGCCAAAAGACATCCAGCTAGCACGGCGCATACGTGGAGAACGTGCTTAA